The following proteins are co-located in the Micromonospora viridifaciens genome:
- the rimI gene encoding ribosomal protein S18-alanine N-acetyltransferase has product MTEVRLGRFRWWHIDQVLPIEADLFGVEQWSPAMFWNELANGHFYLVATDADGSVLGYAGLLVAPPDEAWVQNIAVRRDAQRRGVGRALLEALLAEAARRGVRSTLLEVAADNAPAQRLYAAYGFEPIGVRRGYYQPSNTDALVMQRNED; this is encoded by the coding sequence ATGACCGAGGTACGACTCGGCCGGTTCCGTTGGTGGCACATCGACCAGGTGCTGCCGATCGAGGCGGACCTCTTCGGCGTCGAGCAGTGGTCGCCGGCGATGTTCTGGAACGAACTGGCCAACGGGCACTTCTACCTGGTCGCCACGGACGCCGACGGGAGCGTGCTCGGCTACGCCGGGCTGCTGGTGGCGCCGCCCGACGAGGCCTGGGTACAGAACATCGCGGTCCGCCGCGACGCGCAGCGCCGGGGGGTCGGCCGGGCGCTGCTGGAGGCGCTGCTCGCCGAGGCGGCGCGGCGCGGCGTCCGCAGCACGCTGCTGGAGGTCGCCGCGGACAACGCCCCGGCACAGCGGCTCTACGCGGCGTACGGGTTCGAGCCGATCGGCGTGCGCCGCGGCTACTACCAACCGAGCAACACCGACGCGCTGGTCATGCAGCGCAACGAGGACTGA
- a CDS encoding MauE/DoxX family redox-associated membrane protein: MSGAGFLVTLSTSFLSAVLLCSGLGKLATPRHTRQLFVELLRVRRGTALTLVRAVAVVETVVGAGLLLPASRGAAAAAATGLGASFAAAGLVGWSRRTTLPCGCFGRPERRPLGVTNVLIGAAVVVLGVVVLALDPSAVLPPDRMAIVTASLVVGLALLLWRGMVVDLVRPRTGASVKS, translated from the coding sequence ATGAGTGGCGCTGGCTTCCTCGTCACCCTGTCGACATCCTTTCTCTCGGCCGTACTGCTCTGTTCCGGGCTCGGCAAACTCGCCACGCCACGGCACACCCGTCAGCTTTTCGTCGAACTGCTGCGGGTACGCCGCGGTACCGCTCTCACCCTTGTCCGCGCAGTGGCGGTCGTCGAAACCGTCGTCGGCGCGGGCCTGCTCCTGCCGGCCAGTCGGGGCGCGGCCGCAGCGGCGGCCACCGGCCTGGGTGCCTCCTTCGCCGCAGCCGGCTTGGTGGGTTGGAGCCGGCGGACCACACTGCCCTGCGGATGCTTCGGCCGCCCCGAACGCCGGCCGCTCGGCGTAACGAACGTGCTCATCGGTGCCGCGGTGGTGGTTCTCGGAGTCGTCGTGCTCGCCCTCGATCCGTCGGCGGTGCTCCCGCCCGACCGGATGGCGATCGTGACCGCGAGCCTCGTCGTCGGCCTGGCCCTGCTGCTGTGGCGCGGCATGGTCGTCGACCTGGTTCGGCCCCGGACCGGCGCGTCCGTGAAGAGCTGA
- the tsaB gene encoding tRNA (adenosine(37)-N6)-threonylcarbamoyltransferase complex dimerization subunit type 1 TsaB — translation MLVLVVDSSTPAVTAALVEVSADGVVARAQRCTVDARAHGELLAPQVDAVLADADARPADLGAIVAGLGPGPFTGLRVGLVTAATMGQVLGVPTYGVCSLDGIGHPAAAGWPVLAASDARRREVYWAVYDGAGQRIAGPNVDVPAVAAERARGLAVTVAVGDGAHRYADVLGLPVREEPRYPDATALARLAAERIRAGAPSEPLTPLYLRRPDAVAATGHKPVLP, via the coding sequence GTGCTCGTACTCGTGGTGGACTCCTCGACCCCGGCGGTGACCGCGGCGCTGGTCGAGGTCTCGGCGGACGGTGTCGTGGCCCGCGCGCAGCGGTGCACGGTCGACGCCCGGGCGCACGGGGAACTGCTCGCTCCCCAGGTCGACGCGGTGCTGGCCGACGCCGACGCCCGCCCCGCCGACCTGGGCGCGATCGTCGCCGGGCTCGGCCCCGGGCCGTTCACCGGGCTGCGGGTCGGCCTGGTCACCGCCGCCACCATGGGGCAGGTGCTCGGCGTCCCCACGTACGGGGTCTGCTCGCTGGACGGGATCGGCCACCCGGCGGCCGCCGGGTGGCCCGTCCTGGCCGCCAGCGACGCGCGGCGCCGGGAGGTCTACTGGGCGGTCTACGACGGCGCCGGCCAGCGGATCGCCGGGCCGAACGTGGACGTCCCCGCGGTCGCCGCGGAGCGCGCCCGGGGCCTGGCCGTCACCGTCGCCGTCGGCGATGGCGCGCACCGGTACGCGGACGTCCTCGGCCTGCCGGTGCGCGAGGAACCGCGCTACCCGGACGCGACGGCGCTGGCCCGGCTCGCCGCCGAGCGGATCCGTGCCGGCGCCCCGAGCGAGCCGCTCACCCCGCTCTACCTGCGCCGCCCGGACGCGGTCGCGGCCACCGGCCACAAGCCGGTCCTGCCATGA
- the tsaD gene encoding tRNA (adenosine(37)-N6)-threonylcarbamoyltransferase complex transferase subunit TsaD, with product MADEPLILGIETSCDETGVGIVRGHTLLADALASSVEEHARFGGVVPEVASRAHLEAIVPTMDRALKEAGVTLADIDAIAVTSGPGLAGALLVGVAAAKGYAVAAEKPVYGVNHLAAHVAVDTLEHGPLPEPAIALLVSGGHSSLLRVDDLARGVTPLGSTIDDAAGEAFDKVARLLGLPFPGGPWIDREARAGDPAAIAFPRGLTAPKDLAAHRYDFSFSGLKTAVARWVEARQRAGEPVPVADVAASFQEAVCDVLVGKALDACRSSGIDTLVIGGGVAANSRLRAMAEHRAAKHGIRVRTPRPKLCTDNGAMVAALGSHLVASGVAPSRLDLPADSAMPLTLVSV from the coding sequence ATGGCTGACGAACCACTGATCCTCGGCATCGAGACTTCCTGTGACGAGACCGGGGTCGGCATCGTGCGCGGGCACACCCTGCTCGCCGACGCGCTGGCCTCCAGCGTCGAGGAGCACGCCCGGTTCGGCGGGGTGGTGCCCGAGGTGGCCAGCCGCGCCCATCTGGAGGCCATCGTGCCGACCATGGACCGGGCGCTGAAGGAGGCCGGGGTGACGCTCGCGGACATCGACGCGATCGCCGTCACCTCCGGGCCGGGCCTGGCCGGCGCGCTGCTCGTCGGGGTCGCCGCCGCGAAGGGGTACGCGGTCGCCGCCGAGAAGCCGGTGTACGGGGTGAACCACCTCGCCGCGCACGTCGCCGTGGACACCCTGGAGCACGGCCCGCTGCCCGAGCCGGCGATCGCCCTGCTGGTCTCCGGCGGGCACTCCTCACTGCTGCGCGTCGACGACCTGGCCCGGGGGGTCACCCCGCTCGGCTCGACCATCGACGACGCGGCCGGCGAGGCGTTCGACAAGGTGGCCCGCCTGCTCGGGCTGCCGTTCCCCGGGGGCCCGTGGATCGACCGGGAGGCGCGGGCCGGCGACCCGGCGGCCATCGCTTTCCCGCGCGGGCTGACCGCGCCCAAGGACCTCGCCGCCCACCGCTACGACTTCTCCTTCTCGGGCCTGAAGACGGCGGTGGCCCGCTGGGTGGAGGCCCGGCAGCGGGCCGGCGAGCCGGTGCCGGTCGCCGACGTGGCCGCCTCCTTCCAGGAGGCGGTCTGCGACGTGCTGGTCGGCAAGGCCCTGGACGCCTGCCGGAGCAGCGGGATCGACACCCTGGTGATCGGCGGTGGCGTGGCGGCCAACTCGCGGCTGCGGGCGATGGCCGAGCATCGGGCGGCGAAGCACGGCATCCGGGTCCGTACGCCCCGGCCGAAGCTGTGCACCGACAACGGCGCGATGGTGGCCGCGCTCGGCTCCCACCTGGTCGCCTCGGGTGTCGCGCCGAGCCGTCTCGACCTGCCCGCCGACTCGGCGATGCCGCTGACCCTGGTCAGCGTCTGA